Genomic DNA from Fibrobacter sp.:
TGCGGTACGGGTGCCGCCGTCAGCTTCGATGACGTCGCAATCGATAACGATTGCGTTCTCGCCCAATGCGGCGAGATTGGCGGCACCACGGAGGGAACGACCGACCAGACGCTGAATTTCCTGGGTGCGGCCGCTGGCGCCTTTGCGTTCACGTTCGACGCGCTTGCCGGTACTCTGCGGGAGCAGGCTGTATTCTGCGGTGATCCAACCGGTGCCACGGCCTGCGAGCCAGTCCGGAACCTTCGGGAGGAGGGTGGCGTTACAGATGACGCGGGTGCGTCCCATTTCAATGAGTACGGAACCATCGGCGGAACTGATGAAGCCGGTGGTCATCTTGAGATTTCTGTATTCGTTATAAGCTCTGTCTGTACGTTCGTAGGCCATTTTAGGCTCCAGGTTCGAGGCTTCAGGTTAATATTTTAAAGTTTCTACAACGCCTTTCTTGAATGTTCCAAGAATATAGATGAAACTGGTGTAGTTCTGCAACTCTGCCAGAGCTTCCTTAGCGTTTGCGTCCTTAGCGTTGGCTTCGAAGGATACGTGGAAAATGTATTCCCAGGGCTTGTCCGGATGGGGACGGCTTTCGCAGCGGGTGAGGTTCAGGCCACGTTTTGCAAAACATCCCAAAGCATTGTAAAGTGCGCCCACTTCCTTGGAAGCGGCAAGTTCAAACAGGATGGTTGTCTTTGCGTTTTCACTTTCAGCAAAGTCGGAAGGTGTTTTCTGGATGCCGTAGAAACGGGTGAAATTTGTTCCCTTCAGGTTTTCAAGACCAGCTTTCAGAATGTCCAAGTTGTAAATCTTTGCAGCGTAGGCACTGGCGATGGCGCCTTCGTCGCGGGCGCCGCGGGCAGCAAGTTCTTCGGCGGAGCCTGCGGTATCAAATGCGGGCACTGCCTGAATCTGCGGATTTTCTGCAAAGAACTTGGAACACTGTGCAAGAGCCTGCGGGTGGCTATAAACGCGTTTCAGGTCTTCCTGCTTCACACCCGGCATGACGCAGAGGGTGTGTTCAATGCGAAGCATGACTTCGCCAACAATACGGTGACGCCATTTGTAGAGCAAATCGTAGTTGGCTTCGATGGAACCTGCAGTAGAGTTTTCGATAGGAATTGCTCCGCCGTCGGCTTCACCAGTTTCAATAGCCTGGTAGATTTCTTCAAAAGTATCTTTCGGTAAAGTTTCAATATCGTCACCGAAAAGATAATGGGCGGCGCAGTCACTGTAAGCGCCCTTACGACCTTGGAATGCAATTTTCTTCATAGTCTTCAAGTTAGAAAAAACGTCTGGCGCCCTTGTACTTGGGGCTCCAATATTTGTCGTTCATGGGGGAAATCATTACGCCTCGGCTGGTGCTGGCGTGGGTGAATCGATCTCCGTTCAAGTAAATGCCGATGTGGCTGATGCCCCAGAAGTCTCCAAAGAACACCAGGTCACCTTCACGAAGGTCCCCCCGGCTGACGCTTTTGCCACGGGAATCCTTATAGATGGCAGCTGCGTTGTGGGGAACGTTAATGTTGTAGAGTTCCTTGTAGATGACCATGACGTAGCCGGAACAGTCAATGCCTTTTTTGGTGGTACCGCCCATTTTATATCGGGTCCCAAGCCAGGTGTTGGCTAAGCCTTCCAAAGTCTTGGGGCTTGGGGCTGCCTTGGGTGTTGCGCGTTTGGCCGCTTTTTTTGCTGAGGCTGCACGGACTTTTTCTGCGGAGTTTTGCTTGGACTTGCTTGCGGCCTGGGTGGCGTTCTTGCCTACGCTCGTACTTGCGGATTTTTTTGCCGCCTTCTGTTCTTCTTGGAGTGCTACAACGAGACTGTTAATGACGGGGGTTTTGGCGGCCTGCTTTGCTGCTATTTCATAAGGGTCGTTGCTTATGGGCGCACCCTTGGGGATGGGTTTATAGTCGCCACGTTTGCGGTCATAACCTGTACGCACGGGAAAGGAACACGAAGCAAGAAAGGCACACGATAAAATGATCGTTGCCAAAATTCGCAAGATGTGTCTTCCCTGAAAAGCCATTGCTTGAAATGTATTAAAAAGTTCGCGAGAGTCTTAGAATCAGAATGGGCCTACGCCAAGATCCGATGAGTTTTCTGGAATTTTTGTGAGGATGGGTAGGCCGGTCATGTCACCCATCATCTTGATGTTGTCATCTTCCATTTGCAAGTTTCCGCTGATGCCGTAGCGATTCACGATGATGCCTCGGATATTGAGACCTTGTGCATGGGCGTATTCAACGGTGAGAACGCAGGCGTTAATGGAACCTAGAGCTGCCGTGGTGACAATGAGGAGCGGAACATCTACCGTCTTCATGATGTCGGTAAGGAAAATCTTTTGCGGGTTTCCGTTTGCTGAGACTGCGCTGGGTTCGTCGTAACGAATGGGGCAGATGATGCCGCCGCTTCCTTCAACGAATACGAATTCGTGACGCTTGGTTGCCGCTTCAAAGTCTTTTTTGACCTGCGCGAGATCCACCGGCTTGCCTTCCTTGCGGGCAGCCAAATGAGGGGAAACAGCTTCCTTGTAGACGTAGCTGACAAGTTCTTCTTGAGTGTCGGGGAGGCCTGCTACCGTTTTTACGTAGTCGGCGTCGCCGGCGACCCACTTGCCGTCGCGAAGTTCTGCACCGCTGAGGGCTGCCTTGTAGTAGCCGGCGTCAATGCCGGAGTCGCGCCACTTCTTTACCAGAAGGGCGGTCACAAAAGTCTTGCCAACGTCAGTACCAGTTGCTGTTACGAAATAACCTTTATTACTCATATGTCATTGCGAGCCGCAGGCGCGGCAATCAGAGATTAACTTTTCAAAATTTCAGCGATGCAATTTGCTGCGTATTGCAAATCTTTTTTTGAGTGGGTGGCCATCAAACTGGCGCGGAGTCTTGCCCGGCCCTTTGCTACGGTGGGATAGCGGATGGCGGGAATCAGGATTCCCTTTTCCTGCAATGCTGCGGAAGCTCGAAGAGCAGCGGCTTCATCGCCAATGACTATGGGAACGATGGCGGATTCTTGATTTTCAGCAAGTCGGCTGCTTGTTGGAACGGCTCCTGCTTTCACAAGAGCATCGCAGAAAAACTTTACGTTTTCCTGGAGTTGTTGAACTCGTTCAGGATGCTGCTCGATGAACTTCAAATTGTTGGCTGCAGCTTGTGCCATGGCAGGAGACATTGCTGTAGAGAATATGAAACTGCGGGCCTTGTTTCGCAAAAAGTCAATAAGGTTTTGCTTGCCTACCACAAAACCGCCTTCGCATCCGATGGACTTGCTTAACGTTCCTAGGGTGACGTCGGCATGATCGCAGGGGATTCCCTTGTCGTTAAAATGTTCTGCAAGACCACGACCTGTTTTTCCCAACACTCCAGTGGAGTGGGCTTCGTCAATCATCAAAAGGCAGTTGTTGGCCTTGGCGATTTTTTGAAGTTCAGGGAGATTTGCCAGGTCACCGTCCATGCTGAAAACGGCGTCGGTGACAATCAAGTAACGGGTAGCTGCAGGTTGTTCGCTGGAACTGTTTTTTGTGGAATGTTCTGTGCGGACTTCATCAATCACTCGCTGCAAATCAGCCATGTCGTTGTGTTTGTAAACGTAGCACTTGGCTTTGGAAAGTCGGATGCCGTCGATGATGCTGGCGTGATTCAGTTCGTCGCTAAAAACGATGCATTCGCTAACGATAGCTGTGGCGGGATCTTTGCCTCTGCGAACCTGCTTGCTGCAAAGTGCTGAAACGGTACCCACGTTTGCCATGTAGCCGGTGCCAAAAGTAATGGCGGCTTCTTCGCCCTTGAAGTTGGCCAAAGTCTTTTCCAATTCTTCGTGGGGAGTCTTGTTTCCTGTAGTAAGGCGTGCGCCTCCGCTACCTGTGCCCCATTTCAAAACGGCTTCGGCTGCGGCTTGCTTCAATTCGGGTTCGTTGCACAGATCCAAATAGGAATTGGATGCGAGAAGAAGAACGTCGCGAGTTTGCGCAGATCCAGTAATTTCAACATGGTTTGCTTCAGGGGTGTCCAATAAACGCATGGAGCGGTATGTGTGCGCCTCTTTTGCTGCTTGTAAAAAATCGTCGGCAAAATTATTTAAAACAGACATCTTGATATTTTTTCTAACTTTAACACTCATGAATTTAGAAAACTAAGACTCCTGCCGATGACAGAAATCTTAATCCTTGCATTTTTTTGTGTAGCACTTTTGACGTCGCTTGTGGTTGGCGTGCCTTTGCTGTATGCTCTGCTATTTGGACTTATCCTTTTTGCAGGCTACGGTGTGCGCTGTGCAGGTCTTCGCGAGACGGCGAAAATGTGCTGGAATGGTGTGAAAACTGCCCGAGGCGTTTTGCTGTTGTTTATTCTGCTGGGACTTTTGACTTCTTTGTGGCGAGCCGGAGGAACCATCCCTACGGTGGTGAGTTATGCGGTAAACCTGATTAGTCCCGCAAGTTTTATTCTGGTGACGTTCTTGCTGAATTCCGCCATGTCGCTCTTGACGGGAACCGCTCTTGGGACTGCTGGAACCATGGGTGTGATTTGTGCGACGGTGGGACGCTCCTTAGGTGTTGACGATGCATGGATGGGCGGAGCTATTCTTGCAGGCGTTTATTTTGGAAATCGCATTTCTCCCATTTCTTCCATGGCGCTACTTGCGGCCAATGTAACGAAGACGGATATTTACCAGAATGTTCGCGGAATGTTGCGCACGACATGGCTTCCGTTTTTGTTGAGTTGCGGAATTTATTTTGTGGCTGGAATTGGTGGCGATGGCGTTGTTGCGAACTCCGTGCCACTAGTTTCGCAAAATATAACAGAACTTTTCTCCAGGGAATTTTCCCTTTCCTTGTGGAGTCTGGTTCCCGCGTTTGTGATTGTTGTTTTGTCGGTGGCTCGGGTGCGGACAAGCCTTGTTCTTTTGTGGAGTTCTTTCGCAGCGTTTATCGTGGCAATTATTATTGAAAATCAATCTGTTATCAATTTGTTAAAATCAATCATTTTTGGTTATAAGACGTCTGTACCTGAACTTGCAAAGATGATCAACGGTGGCGGCCTCGTTTCTATGGTGAATGTTTTTGTCATCGTGGTGATTGCGGGATGCTTTGGAGGAATTTTCAGGGAGACACAAATGCTAACGCCTTTGCAATCTCTGGTGGCGAAGTTGTCAAAAAAGACCAACCCGTTTGTAGCCACATTGACTGCTGCCGTTGTAACCTCTTGCGTGGTTTGCAATCAGACCTTGACTATCATTTTGACAAATCAAATGACAGAAAATTTAGACGGCTCGAATCGCGATCAACATGCCTTGAATATTTACGACTCTGCCGTAACCGTGATTGCGCTTGTGCCCTGGTCCGTGGCGACAGCCATTGTCTTGACGGCAGTCAACGCGCCCAACAGCGCTGTGCTTTGCGCATGTTTCTTGTACCTGTTGCCGCTATCCAGAATGCTTAATATATTTGCAAAGAAATGATTATTTCTGCAAGCATTCGTACCGATTTACCGGCGTTCTATTCAAAGTGGTTTTTGAATCGTATCCGCGAAGGATACGTGCTTGTTCGCAATCCGTACAACAAGGATTTTGTAACTCGCTACGATTTAAATTCAAATGTTGTAGATGGACTTTTTTTCTGTACAAAAAATCCTGCACCGCTTATACCGCATTTGAATGAACTTGCGGATTACCGTTGGCTGTGGCATGTGACCCTGACGCCTTATGGGAAGGATATAGAGCCTAATGTCCCTGATAAGCATTTTGTTGTGGAAAAGTTCAAGGAACTTTCTGTTGCAACGAATCGTCACAATGCAAATTTTGGGAAGTCAAGTTCTATACTTGAAGATGTTTTTACTCTTGTAAAAAATCTGGATGCAGTGCAGTGGCGCTATGATCCGATTTTTATTACAGACAAATATTCCGTAGAGCAACACGTAAAATCTTTTTCTGTAATGGCGGAACTCTTGGCTGGCTACACTCACACTTGCATCATAAGTTTTGTAGATATCTATAATAAGGTGGCTCAAAATTTCCCGGAGCTAAAACCTGTTTCGAACGAAGAGCAAATTGCGATAACCAAGGCCTTTGTTGAAATTGGTAACCGTTACGACATTTCAATAAAAACCTGTGTGGAAAACTCTATGTTGTCAAAGTTCGGTGCTGATTGCAGCGGCTGCAGTACGGCTCAGGTTTTTGAAAAGGCTTTTGGTATTGAAAATAGTGCGTTGACTTTTGCTCCTCCAAAGAAAAAATTCGCCCGCTCCGAATGCGAAGTTTGTGTTGTCAGTGGCGATATTGGTGCCTATAGCAATTGCTTGCATCTCTGCAAATACTGTTATGCAAATTATGGTAAAGACGTGGTACTTTCAAATCACAAAATGCATGATTCGGAATCGCCATTGATTATAGGCAATTTAAAAACAAATGATGTGATTCACCAGGCTAAGCAAATCAGCTGGATTGTTCCCAGAAACGATAAGCAGATAAACCTGTTTGAGAAATAGAAATTTTGGTAAAATGATGAGTAAGTTTTCTGAATATATCGGCAGTCAGTTCGGGAACCCCGCGATTTTGTGGGTATGGTTTGTTGCGTGATTATGAATGTCATCAACAGGGCAATGTACAAGAATACAATTGCCTTGGTGGATGTTTCGCCTGATGACAAGGTGCTGGACATTGGCTTTGGAAACGGTTACTTGTTGCAACTTCTTTATAACAAGAGCAAGTGTGATATGTTCGGTATTGATATTTCTGAAGATATGGTGGCTGCGGCGACTTCTCGAAATGCGCACGCCAACCGCGATGGAAAACTTCATTTACAATGTGGTCTACACCAAGGATTGGCTGGATAAGCTGAGCTACACGAAAACGGGCTTCCAAAAATTTGAAGCCCAAGATTTAGTTGACTTTGGTAAAGAAGTTTTCGGTTTATCTGAATTGCATTTTTAGTCTTTTACGCAGCGGATGGAAAAAGCGTAACTTTTTTCTTGATCAAGGAGTCCCGCATATTCATAGTCGTAGTAGAAGTACAATGTGGTGGCTCCGCTCATCACTTCTGTGGAACCCCAGAATACTGCACCCAAACTATCAAAAGAACCATTTTCAAATCTTATGCCGGAAGGCAATACATTGAATCCGATGGCGTCGCTTCCATTTCCGTCATTGTACCAGCCGCTTTGCGATTTTAGTGTCACGCCTGCTGTAGCATAGCCTCCTACATCAATA
This window encodes:
- the rph gene encoding ribonuclease PH, whose protein sequence is MAYERTDRAYNEYRNLKMTTGFISSADGSVLIEMGRTRVICNATLLPKVPDWLAGRGTGWITAEYSLLPQSTGKRVERERKGASGRTQEIQRLVGRSLRGAANLAALGENAIVIDCDVIEADGGTRTASIIGGFVALAIALKKIKARLGLTEQILQHAITAISVGVVDGKPLCDLCYVEDSAADVDMNVVMQDAKNFIEVQGTGEHASFDRNMLNTLLDLGENACKDIYKKQMELIGGELP
- a CDS encoding prephenate dehydratase, yielding MKKIAFQGRKGAYSDCAAHYLFGDDIETLPKDTFEEIYQAIETGEADGGAIPIENSTAGSIEANYDLLYKWRHRIVGEVMLRIEHTLCVMPGVKQEDLKRVYSHPQALAQCSKFFAENPQIQAVPAFDTAGSAEELAARGARDEGAIASAYAAKIYNLDILKAGLENLKGTNFTRFYGIQKTPSDFAESENAKTTILFELAASKEVGALYNALGCFAKRGLNLTRCESRPHPDKPWEYIFHVSFEANAKDANAKEALAELQNYTSFIYILGTFKKGVVETLKY
- a CDS encoding NlpC/P60 family protein; translation: MRTGYDRKRGDYKPIPKGAPISNDPYEIAAKQAAKTPVINSLVVALQEEQKAAKKSASTSVGKNATQAASKSKQNSAEKVRAASAKKAAKRATPKAAPSPKTLEGLANTWLGTRYKMGGTTKKGIDCSGYVMVIYKELYNINVPHNAAAIYKDSRGKSVSRGDLREGDLVFFGDFWGISHIGIYLNGDRFTHASTSRGVMISPMNDKYWSPKYKGARRFF
- the bioD gene encoding dethiobiotin synthase, encoding MSNKGYFVTATGTDVGKTFVTALLVKKWRDSGIDAGYYKAALSGAELRDGKWVAGDADYVKTVAGLPDTQEELVSYVYKEAVSPHLAARKEGKPVDLAQVKKDFEAATKRHEFVFVEGSGGIICPIRYDEPSAVSANGNPQKIFLTDIMKTVDVPLLIVTTAALGSINACVLTVEYAHAQGLNIRGIIVNRYGISGNLQMEDDNIKMMGDMTGLPILTKIPENSSDLGVGPF
- a CDS encoding 8-amino-7-oxononanoate synthase, whose protein sequence is MRLLDTPEANHVEITGSAQTRDVLLLASNSYLDLCNEPELKQAAAEAVLKWGTGSGGARLTTGNKTPHEELEKTLANFKGEEAAITFGTGYMANVGTVSALCSKQVRRGKDPATAIVSECIVFSDELNHASIIDGIRLSKAKCYVYKHNDMADLQRVIDEVRTEHSTKNSSSEQPAATRYLIVTDAVFSMDGDLANLPELQKIAKANNCLLMIDEAHSTGVLGKTGRGLAEHFNDKGIPCDHADVTLGTLSKSIGCEGGFVVGKQNLIDFLRNKARSFIFSTAMSPAMAQAAANNLKFIEQHPERVQQLQENVKFFCDALVKAGAVPTSSRLAENQESAIVPIVIGDEAAALRASAALQEKGILIPAIRYPTVAKGRARLRASLMATHSKKDLQYAANCIAEILKS
- a CDS encoding DUF1848 domain-containing protein, whose amino-acid sequence is MIISASIRTDLPAFYSKWFLNRIREGYVLVRNPYNKDFVTRYDLNSNVVDGLFFCTKNPAPLIPHLNELADYRWLWHVTLTPYGKDIEPNVPDKHFVVEKFKELSVATNRHNANFGKSSSILEDVFTLVKNLDAVQWRYDPIFITDKYSVEQHVKSFSVMAELLAGYTHTCIISFVDIYNKVAQNFPELKPVSNEEQIAITKAFVEIGNRYDISIKTCVENSMLSKFGADCSGCSTAQVFEKAFGIENSALTFAPPKKKFARSECEVCVVSGDIGAYSNCLHLCKYCYANYGKDVVLSNHKMHDSESPLIIGNLKTNDVIHQAKQISWIVPRNDKQINLFEK
- a CDS encoding class I SAM-dependent methyltransferase; this encodes MVCCVIMNVINRAMYKNTIALVDVSPDDKVLDIGFGNGYLLQLLYNKSKCDMFGIDISEDMVAAATSRNAHANRDGKLHLQCGLHQGLAG